A portion of the Stigmatella aurantiaca DW4/3-1 genome contains these proteins:
- a CDS encoding glycoside hydrolase family 1 protein, whose translation MSADEKTFPRDFTFGVATSAYQVEGGIENDWAEWERAGRLKEPHTRCGRAVDHWNRYEEDYGLAVDVGASAFRVSLEWARIEPERGRFDGAALEAYRERLLRMKARGLRPVVTLHHFTHPTWFHRETPWHTPASVDAFRAYVRACAPLLKGLEALLISLNEPMVVLLGGYLQGLLPPGFADGPKTMAALENMVRAHVAAREELQAVLGRVELGISQNMLCFTPDRWWHPLDHAAVRLGAHAYNHAFHEALVTGKLRVTMPGLASTRAEIPQARGSCEFIGVNYYSRAHLRFLPRYPFLAFQFRDRLGRGLTDIGWEDYPEGFGEILRETKRYGLPVWVTENGIDDRGGQRRPHFLHRHLEQVLAARAQGVDVRGYLYWSLLDNFEWLEGWGPRFGLYHVDFDTLERRPTPACAYFRAVAQGRRLIAPEALEAQPSAAR comes from the coding sequence ATGAGTGCCGACGAGAAGACGTTTCCCAGGGACTTCACCTTCGGGGTGGCCACCTCCGCCTATCAGGTGGAGGGCGGCATCGAGAACGACTGGGCCGAGTGGGAGCGCGCGGGCCGGCTGAAGGAGCCCCACACGCGCTGCGGGCGCGCGGTGGACCACTGGAACCGTTACGAAGAGGACTATGGGCTGGCCGTGGACGTGGGGGCCTCCGCCTTCCGCGTCTCCCTGGAGTGGGCGCGCATCGAGCCTGAGCGGGGGCGCTTCGACGGGGCGGCGCTCGAGGCCTACCGGGAGCGGCTCTTGCGGATGAAGGCCCGGGGGCTGCGTCCCGTGGTGACGCTGCACCACTTCACCCACCCCACGTGGTTCCACCGCGAGACGCCCTGGCACACGCCCGCCAGCGTGGACGCCTTCCGCGCCTACGTCCGTGCGTGCGCCCCTCTCCTGAAGGGGTTGGAGGCGCTCCTCATCAGCCTGAACGAGCCCATGGTGGTGCTGCTGGGCGGCTACCTCCAGGGCTTGCTGCCCCCGGGCTTCGCCGATGGGCCCAAGACGATGGCGGCCCTGGAGAACATGGTGCGGGCGCACGTGGCCGCGCGCGAGGAGCTCCAGGCGGTGCTCGGCCGGGTGGAGCTGGGCATCTCCCAGAACATGCTCTGCTTCACCCCGGACCGGTGGTGGCACCCGCTGGACCACGCCGCCGTCCGGCTGGGCGCCCATGCCTACAACCATGCCTTCCACGAGGCCCTCGTCACCGGGAAGCTTCGGGTGACGATGCCGGGGCTTGCCTCCACCCGGGCGGAGATTCCCCAGGCCCGGGGCTCGTGCGAGTTCATCGGCGTCAACTACTACTCCCGCGCCCACCTGCGCTTCCTGCCCCGTTACCCCTTCCTCGCGTTCCAGTTCCGGGACCGGCTCGGCCGGGGCCTCACGGACATCGGCTGGGAGGACTACCCCGAAGGCTTCGGGGAGATCCTCCGCGAGACGAAACGCTACGGGCTGCCCGTGTGGGTAACGGAGAACGGCATCGATGACCGGGGAGGCCAGCGGCGCCCCCACTTCCTTCACCGGCACCTGGAGCAGGTGCTCGCCGCGCGAGCCCAGGGCGTGGACGTGCGCGGCTACCTCTATTGGAGCCTGCTGGACAACTTCGAGTGGCTGGAGGGCTGGGGCCCCCGCTTCGGCCTGTACCACGTGGACTTCGACACCCTGGAGCGCCGCCCTACCCCCGCCTGCGCCTACTTCCGCGCCGTGGCCCAGGGGCGGCGGCTGATCGCCCCGGAAGCCCTGGAAGCTCAGCCCAGCGCTGCCCGGTAG
- a CDS encoding RNA polymerase sigma factor produces MLVLRYPRFRSFLLRRTGSESVAEEVLQGTLVRVLERGAPGLEGARLMAWFYRVLRNALADHFRHQRVSERALAREAQAVAGEALQPALKPSPCQCLHRQLGALKPEYADAVRKVDLEEQSVAEVAQSSGITANHAAVRLYRARKALKKQLEKTCGACAAGGCLDCDCARFAAALVYERREGP; encoded by the coding sequence ATGCTCGTCTTGAGGTACCCGCGCTTCCGGTCCTTCCTGCTGCGGAGGACGGGCAGCGAGTCCGTGGCCGAGGAGGTGCTGCAAGGCACCCTCGTCCGGGTCCTCGAGCGGGGAGCGCCCGGGCTGGAGGGCGCACGGCTGATGGCGTGGTTCTACCGGGTGCTCCGCAACGCTCTGGCCGACCACTTCCGGCACCAGCGGGTCAGCGAGCGGGCCCTGGCCCGTGAGGCCCAGGCGGTGGCGGGAGAGGCGCTCCAGCCCGCGCTGAAGCCGTCCCCTTGCCAGTGCCTCCACCGCCAGCTGGGGGCCCTGAAGCCCGAGTACGCGGACGCCGTGCGGAAGGTGGACCTCGAGGAGCAGTCCGTGGCGGAGGTCGCCCAATCCTCGGGAATCACCGCCAACCACGCGGCCGTCCGGCTCTACCGCGCCCGGAAAGCCCTCAAGAAGCAGCTGGAGAAGACGTGCGGCGCGTGTGCGGCAGGCGGGTGCCTGGACTGTGACTGCGCCCGGTTCGCCGCGGCGCTCGTGTATGAGCGCCGCGAGGGGCCCTGA
- a CDS encoding acyl-CoA desaturase, with translation MKTDTPALAPDDKINWLASIPFLGIHAMCLFVLSVGAKPVDVLVCLALYVIRMWGVTAGYHRYFSHRAYKTNRVFQFILALVATSSAQKGVLWWAANHRHHHRESDTELDIHSPLHKGFWWSHMGWIMCPKYEQTRFEAIKDFARFPELRFLNRFFLLPPIALAVALYFIGGFSMLVWGFFVSTTLLYHGTFTINSLSHIFGNRRYRTTDTSKNNWLLALITLGEGWHNNHHYYQNTANQGWFWWEVDISYYSLKVLSWMRVVSDLRTPSDQVKYAYKKYTPEMQAELKASTDFWGAVSSRKKAAEDKVREALEAAADHLPTSAPAPQALLKRQ, from the coding sequence TTGAAAACCGACACCCCTGCCCTGGCCCCCGACGATAAGATCAACTGGCTGGCCTCCATCCCCTTCCTGGGCATCCACGCGATGTGCCTCTTTGTCCTCTCTGTGGGGGCGAAGCCCGTGGATGTGCTGGTGTGCCTGGCCCTCTACGTGATTCGCATGTGGGGCGTCACCGCGGGCTACCACCGCTACTTCAGCCACCGGGCCTACAAGACGAACCGCGTCTTCCAGTTCATCCTCGCCCTGGTGGCGACGTCGTCCGCCCAGAAGGGCGTGCTGTGGTGGGCCGCCAACCACCGGCACCACCACCGGGAGTCGGACACGGAGCTGGACATCCACTCGCCGCTCCACAAGGGCTTCTGGTGGAGCCACATGGGCTGGATCATGTGCCCGAAGTACGAGCAGACGCGCTTCGAGGCCATCAAGGATTTCGCGCGCTTCCCGGAGCTGCGCTTCCTCAACCGCTTCTTCCTGCTGCCGCCCATCGCGCTGGCCGTGGCGCTGTACTTCATCGGTGGCTTCTCGATGCTCGTCTGGGGCTTCTTCGTGAGCACCACGCTGCTGTACCACGGCACCTTCACCATCAACTCGCTGAGCCACATCTTCGGCAACCGCCGCTACCGCACCACGGACACCAGCAAGAACAACTGGCTCCTGGCGCTCATCACCCTGGGCGAGGGGTGGCACAACAACCACCACTACTACCAGAACACCGCCAACCAGGGCTGGTTCTGGTGGGAAGTCGACATCAGCTACTACTCGCTGAAGGTGCTCTCCTGGATGCGCGTGGTGAGCGATCTGCGCACGCCCTCGGACCAGGTGAAGTACGCCTACAAGAAGTACACCCCCGAGATGCAGGCGGAGCTGAAGGCCTCCACGGACTTCTGGGGCGCCGTGTCCTCCCGGAAGAAGGCGGCGGAGGACAAGGTGCGCGAGGCCCTGGAGGCCGCGGCGGACCACCTGCCGACCTCCGCGCCCGCCCCGCAGGCCCTGCTCAAGCGGCAGTAG
- a CDS encoding TPR end-of-group domain-containing protein has protein sequence MFRFRLGSIPVEVHSFHLLASAVFGWSFASYASQVGPPWLAEYVLVEGHPRYGAAIAAYVLAWMFIVFVSVVVHELGHAVFFRAFGYQPNIVLVWLGGETYPNASSPIPWHKSVLSTLAGPLFGLLLGGVCWAGASLVGGHSVALDFFLFWFLRANLFWAALNLLPVPPLDGGHVTTTLASRFFGRAGFIAAQGLALLIALAMVAWGLRTGSLLLPVFFAMWGFQCIRAIRDAFQAGRMGEAQRPLAEALRQAQLALSKGALDEARALAAPVLEGGEALTPQLASHAHHLLGWVAVKEGQGRIALDHFAQVQGQPVETHALAAAFSLVGDETRALPLWEMAWRDTGDRTVMHEYGGCLLRAGKRDAALKLPGVDLAAAFSCAERVLFIRGAYSEAAAMGESALAYVPSSQIAYDAACAYAKAQNVTDAVRLLHRAKELGYRDADYAASDEDLAPLHGHPGFEAWLTELRQSAAS, from the coding sequence ATGTTCCGTTTCCGCCTCGGGAGCATTCCCGTCGAGGTTCACTCCTTCCACCTGCTCGCCTCGGCCGTGTTCGGGTGGAGCTTCGCCTCCTACGCCTCCCAGGTGGGCCCCCCCTGGCTGGCCGAGTACGTTCTGGTGGAGGGGCACCCCCGGTACGGCGCCGCCATCGCGGCCTATGTGCTGGCCTGGATGTTCATCGTCTTCGTGTCGGTGGTCGTCCACGAGCTGGGCCACGCGGTGTTCTTCCGGGCGTTCGGTTACCAGCCGAACATCGTGCTCGTCTGGCTCGGCGGCGAGACGTACCCCAACGCCTCCAGCCCCATTCCCTGGCACAAGAGCGTGCTGAGCACCCTGGCCGGTCCCCTGTTCGGCTTGCTGCTGGGGGGCGTGTGCTGGGCCGGGGCCAGCCTGGTGGGAGGCCACTCCGTGGCGCTCGACTTCTTCCTCTTCTGGTTCCTCCGGGCCAACCTCTTCTGGGCCGCGCTCAACCTGCTGCCCGTCCCCCCGCTGGACGGGGGCCATGTCACCACCACGCTGGCCTCCCGCTTCTTTGGCCGGGCCGGCTTCATCGCCGCCCAGGGCCTCGCGCTCCTCATCGCCCTGGCCATGGTGGCCTGGGGGCTCCGGACCGGCTCGCTGCTCCTGCCCGTCTTCTTCGCCATGTGGGGATTCCAATGCATCCGGGCCATCCGGGATGCCTTCCAGGCAGGCCGCATGGGCGAGGCCCAGCGGCCCCTGGCCGAAGCCCTCCGTCAGGCGCAGCTGGCGCTCTCCAAAGGAGCGCTCGACGAAGCCCGCGCCCTCGCCGCCCCCGTCCTGGAGGGGGGCGAAGCCCTGACCCCCCAGCTGGCCAGCCACGCCCACCACTTGCTGGGGTGGGTGGCCGTCAAGGAAGGCCAGGGCCGGATCGCGCTGGACCACTTCGCCCAGGTGCAAGGCCAGCCCGTGGAGACCCACGCCCTGGCGGCGGCCTTCTCCCTGGTGGGAGACGAAACCCGGGCCCTGCCCCTGTGGGAGATGGCCTGGCGCGACACGGGCGACCGCACGGTGATGCACGAGTACGGCGGCTGCCTCCTGCGCGCCGGAAAGCGGGACGCGGCCCTGAAGCTGCCGGGGGTGGACCTCGCGGCCGCCTTCTCGTGCGCGGAGCGGGTGCTCTTCATCCGGGGCGCCTATTCCGAGGCGGCGGCCATGGGCGAGTCGGCCCTGGCCTACGTCCCCAGCTCCCAGATCGCCTATGACGCGGCGTGTGCCTACGCCAAGGCTCAGAACGTGACGGACGCGGTGCGTCTACTGCACCGCGCCAAGGAGCTGGGCTACCGGGACGCGGACTATGCCGCCTCGGACGAGGACCTGGCCCCCCTGCACGGGCACCCGGGTTTCGAGGCCTGGCTGACAGAGCTGCGGCAATCTGCGGCGTCCTGA
- a CDS encoding excinuclease ABC subunit A, with protein sequence MAAKKKTASKKSAPKKTTKKTAAPKKKAAAAKKAPAKKAARKTTRKSASKAPSAPSAPNA encoded by the coding sequence ATGGCCGCTAAGAAGAAGACCGCCTCGAAAAAGAGCGCCCCGAAGAAGACCACGAAGAAGACCGCTGCCCCGAAGAAGAAGGCGGCGGCTGCCAAGAAGGCTCCGGCGAAGAAGGCCGCCCGTAAGACCACGCGCAAGAGTGCGTCCAAGGCGCCCTCTGCTCCGTCTGCGCCCAACGCCTGA
- a CDS encoding GAF and HD-GYP domain-containing protein, translating into MQGGSQAGSPLGPRARKRRLPQNTPFLRSRSQVLFQSDDTALSRRLLKLTSLLDVAKAMSAERDLDLLLPLILYEASKVVEADRCSLFIMDRERNELWSKVAQGSKNEIRLPVGSGIAGQVASTGAVINIPDAYADERFNRSFDTSSGYHTQTILCVPMRDASGDVTGVIQALNKRNGRIFDAEDEELLLALGANAAGAIENALLHEEINRLFEGFVSASVVAIEARDPSTAGHSERVANLTVALAQALEHTATGPYANIRFSPMELQELRYASLLHDFGKVGVREAVLVKAEKLYPHELDMLRARFQVARKDLQLQSYRRRIAAVKLRGDKAMAEIEAEEEARLGEELKRLDEVLEFTLVCNRPTVLAQGGFERLQDLAQLTYADAFGQDRPLLQPQEVRSLSITRGTLSPDERREIESHVDHTYRFLSQIPWTRTLRRVPEIAYAHHEKLDGTGYPRAIPSKTIPVQSKMMAIADIYDALTASDRPYKKAVPHTLAVDILSREASSGQLDRDLLTVFNEAEIVRKVMNRAK; encoded by the coding sequence ATGCAGGGAGGCAGCCAAGCAGGCTCCCCCCTTGGGCCTCGTGCTAGAAAGAGGCGTCTGCCCCAGAACACGCCTTTTCTTCGGAGTCGCTCCCAGGTGCTTTTCCAGTCTGACGACACCGCCCTTTCTCGCCGACTGCTGAAGCTCACGTCCCTGTTGGACGTGGCCAAAGCCATGAGCGCCGAGCGCGACCTCGATCTGCTGCTGCCCCTCATCCTCTATGAGGCCTCCAAGGTCGTGGAGGCCGATCGCTGCTCGCTCTTCATCATGGACCGCGAGCGCAATGAGCTGTGGAGCAAGGTCGCCCAGGGCTCCAAGAACGAGATCCGCCTGCCCGTGGGCAGCGGCATCGCCGGCCAGGTCGCCTCCACCGGCGCCGTCATCAACATCCCGGATGCCTACGCGGACGAGCGCTTCAACCGCTCCTTCGACACCTCCAGCGGCTACCACACGCAGACCATCCTCTGCGTGCCCATGCGCGATGCCTCCGGTGACGTGACGGGCGTCATCCAGGCGCTCAACAAGCGCAATGGCCGCATCTTCGATGCCGAGGATGAGGAGCTGCTCCTGGCGCTCGGCGCCAACGCCGCCGGCGCCATCGAGAACGCCCTCTTGCACGAGGAGATCAACCGTCTGTTCGAGGGCTTCGTCTCCGCCTCCGTCGTCGCCATCGAAGCCCGGGACCCGTCCACCGCCGGTCACTCCGAGCGCGTGGCCAACCTCACCGTGGCGCTCGCCCAGGCGCTCGAGCACACCGCCACCGGCCCCTACGCCAACATCCGCTTCTCGCCCATGGAGCTCCAGGAACTGCGCTACGCCTCGCTGCTCCATGACTTCGGCAAGGTGGGTGTGCGCGAGGCCGTGCTGGTCAAGGCCGAGAAGCTCTACCCCCACGAGCTGGACATGCTGCGCGCCCGCTTCCAGGTGGCCCGCAAGGATCTCCAGCTCCAGAGCTACCGCCGCCGCATCGCCGCCGTGAAGCTGCGCGGCGATAAGGCCATGGCCGAAATCGAGGCCGAGGAGGAAGCCCGGCTCGGAGAGGAGCTCAAGCGTCTGGACGAGGTGCTCGAGTTCACCCTCGTCTGCAACCGCCCCACCGTGCTGGCGCAAGGGGGCTTCGAGCGGCTGCAGGATCTCGCCCAGCTCACCTACGCTGATGCCTTTGGACAGGACCGGCCGTTGCTCCAGCCGCAAGAGGTCCGCTCCCTCTCCATCACCCGCGGCACGCTCTCGCCCGACGAGCGCCGGGAGATCGAAAGCCACGTCGATCACACCTACCGCTTCCTCTCGCAGATTCCCTGGACGCGCACCCTGCGCCGCGTGCCGGAGATCGCCTACGCCCACCACGAGAAGCTCGACGGCACCGGCTACCCGCGCGCCATCCCCAGCAAGACCATCCCCGTGCAGTCCAAGATGATGGCCATCGCGGACATCTATGACGCGCTCACCGCGTCGGACCGGCCCTACAAGAAGGCCGTGCCCCACACGCTCGCGGTCGACATCCTCTCCCGGGAGGCCTCCTCCGGCCAGCTCGACCGGGACCTCCTCACGGTGTTCAACGAGGCGGAGATCGTCCGCAAGGTGATGAACCGCGCGAAGTAG
- the dusB gene encoding tRNA dihydrouridine synthase DusB, with amino-acid sequence MLQIGPYSLPNPYILAPMAGVSERPFRVIAFKWGAALCPTELVSAQGLMRANQRTLKYLRFSPEVERPYSLQIFGGEPEAMAQAALVGKAHGAQIIDINMGCPVKKVTKNGAGSALMCEPLRAARIVQAIAEATGLPVTCKIRSGWDAHHRNYLQMAGELFSAGCAALAIHPRTRDQGYSGFADWSVIADLKRHFPDRTLIGNGDVKTPADARRMRETTGCDFVMIGRGALGNPWIFRELAGGPPPTPEERCAGVLEHFRAHVEFVGEPLGAVRSFRRHMAWYAHGLHGAAAFRAEVNTLETPASVEDAVVRFFASAPVDPEAPSEEQEVDYRAALG; translated from the coding sequence ATGTTGCAGATCGGTCCTTATTCCCTTCCCAATCCGTACATCCTGGCCCCCATGGCGGGGGTGAGCGAGCGGCCCTTTCGGGTCATCGCCTTCAAATGGGGGGCGGCCTTGTGCCCCACCGAGCTGGTGAGCGCCCAGGGGCTCATGCGCGCCAACCAGCGCACGCTCAAGTACCTGCGCTTCTCGCCCGAGGTGGAGCGGCCCTATTCGCTCCAGATTTTCGGGGGCGAGCCGGAGGCCATGGCCCAGGCCGCCCTCGTGGGCAAGGCGCATGGGGCGCAAATCATCGACATCAACATGGGCTGCCCGGTGAAGAAGGTGACGAAGAACGGGGCGGGCAGTGCCCTGATGTGCGAGCCCCTCCGGGCCGCGCGCATCGTCCAGGCCATCGCCGAGGCGACGGGGCTGCCCGTCACCTGCAAAATCCGCTCGGGCTGGGACGCGCACCACCGCAACTACCTCCAGATGGCCGGCGAGCTGTTCTCGGCCGGCTGCGCCGCGCTCGCCATCCACCCGCGCACCCGGGACCAGGGTTACTCGGGCTTCGCCGACTGGAGCGTCATTGCGGACCTCAAGCGCCACTTTCCGGACCGGACCCTCATTGGCAATGGGGACGTGAAGACGCCCGCGGACGCGCGCCGCATGCGGGAGACCACCGGGTGTGACTTCGTGATGATTGGCCGCGGGGCGCTGGGCAACCCGTGGATCTTCCGGGAGTTGGCCGGGGGCCCTCCCCCCACCCCCGAGGAGCGCTGCGCGGGGGTGCTGGAGCACTTCCGGGCCCATGTGGAGTTCGTGGGCGAGCCGCTCGGCGCGGTGCGCTCCTTCCGCCGGCACATGGCCTGGTATGCGCACGGGCTGCACGGCGCCGCCGCCTTTCGTGCGGAGGTCAACACGCTGGAGACGCCCGCGAGCGTGGAGGACGCCGTGGTCCGCTTCTTCGCCTCCGCCCCCGTGGACCCCGAGGCCCCCAGCGAGGAGCAGGAGGTCGACTACCGGGCAGCGCTGGGCTGA
- the pyk gene encoding pyruvate kinase yields MRRAKIVCTLGPASQSQDMLEALIEAGMDVARLNFSHGSHEQHAENIAKLRAASLKLRKAVGILGDLQGPKIRTGRFITGSTVLKEGAIFSITTDESVKGNDDIVSTTYAHLAADVNPGDRILLDDGLLELKVLETDKKQLLRTQVVIGGTLKNNKGINLPGVAVRADALTPKDREDLVFGIKEGVDFLALSFVRQPADIELARQAMAEAGRQVPIVAKLEKPEAIARLDAILDKTDGVMVARGDLGVEIPPEEVPAVQKDIIRRSNQRGLPVIVATQMLNSMIENPRPTRAEASDVANAVFDGADAVMLSGETASGRYPIESVQMMDRIVLAAESAGRAQSSLGRIPDGPIGVPSHFPDVIARVACQAAQASGASLIAAFTLSGVTARLLAHYRPAVPIVAFSPNQEVRRRLALLWGVVPRVLEPIQETEAMVKRVEEELLARGLARKGERIVIVFGAPVGQPGKINSLRLHTIQG; encoded by the coding sequence ATGCGACGAGCAAAGATTGTCTGCACCCTTGGTCCCGCCAGCCAGAGCCAGGACATGTTAGAGGCCCTCATCGAGGCCGGCATGGACGTGGCCCGGTTGAACTTCTCCCACGGCAGTCACGAGCAGCACGCGGAGAACATCGCCAAACTCCGCGCGGCTTCGCTGAAGCTTCGCAAGGCGGTGGGCATCCTCGGAGACCTGCAAGGACCGAAGATCCGCACGGGCCGCTTCATCACCGGCAGCACGGTGCTGAAGGAAGGCGCCATCTTTTCCATCACCACCGACGAGAGCGTGAAGGGCAACGACGACATCGTGTCCACCACGTACGCGCACCTGGCGGCGGACGTGAATCCCGGGGACCGCATCCTCTTGGATGACGGCCTGCTGGAGCTCAAGGTCCTCGAGACGGACAAGAAGCAGCTCCTGCGCACGCAGGTCGTCATCGGCGGCACGCTGAAGAACAACAAGGGCATCAACCTGCCGGGCGTGGCGGTGCGCGCCGACGCGCTGACGCCGAAGGACCGCGAGGACCTCGTCTTCGGCATCAAGGAAGGCGTGGACTTCCTGGCGCTGTCCTTCGTTCGCCAGCCGGCGGACATCGAGCTGGCGCGCCAGGCCATGGCGGAGGCGGGCCGGCAGGTGCCCATCGTCGCCAAGCTGGAGAAGCCGGAGGCCATCGCGCGGCTGGACGCCATCCTGGACAAGACGGACGGGGTGATGGTGGCGCGCGGCGACCTGGGCGTGGAGATTCCCCCCGAGGAGGTGCCGGCCGTCCAGAAGGACATCATCCGGCGCTCCAACCAGCGCGGCCTGCCGGTCATCGTGGCCACGCAGATGCTCAACTCGATGATCGAGAACCCCCGCCCCACGCGCGCGGAGGCCAGCGACGTGGCCAACGCCGTGTTCGACGGGGCGGACGCGGTCATGCTCTCGGGCGAGACGGCCAGCGGCCGCTACCCCATCGAGTCGGTGCAGATGATGGACCGCATCGTCCTGGCGGCCGAGTCGGCGGGTCGGGCGCAGTCGTCGCTGGGCCGGATCCCGGATGGGCCCATCGGCGTGCCCTCGCACTTCCCGGACGTGATTGCCCGGGTGGCGTGCCAGGCGGCGCAGGCGAGCGGCGCTTCGCTCATCGCGGCGTTCACGCTGTCGGGCGTGACGGCGCGGCTGCTGGCGCACTACCGGCCGGCGGTCCCCATCGTGGCGTTCAGCCCGAACCAGGAAGTGCGCCGCCGCCTGGCGCTGCTCTGGGGCGTGGTGCCGCGGGTGCTGGAGCCCATCCAGGAGACCGAGGCGATGGTGAAGCGCGTGGAGGAGGAACTGCTGGCGCGCGGACTGGCGCGCAAGGGCGAGCGCATCGTCATCGTCTTTGGCGCGCCCGTGGGACAGCCAGGGAAGATCAACAGCCTGCGCCTGCACACCATCCAGGGCTGA
- a CDS encoding NFACT RNA binding domain-containing protein, giving the protein MSLRPVEVEQVVVEAGTRLVGAVVQKAWCPLPRLAYLEMRVPGRSFLLCLCAEGELARVSVAADRFPTPGEPAPFQRWLRQELTGFKLKSAEWREAERAVVLEFHREEEGSRRLVLELASPAGLVLLSASHRVLMLSGEGLAQRRGLHPGAEWVPPPPLPPEALEKARSAPSRLQPEAEDFAPHAQAAERLLGQKDRRSRAESIRRRLALPYRARLKRSGRTLEKVRAEAARGPDAEEHRRLGELLSQNLHRLRRGATEATLTAYTESGMEEVRVKLDPKRGPKEQVDWHFHQYKRLLRGVEQARRREAELAREVAQAREAIEQLERMEEAALLAQAEVLQLPTGEEGPPEGRPYKEYVGHGGQRIWVGRGAEDNDTLSFKVARPYHLWLHARGQPGSHVVVPLEKGMEVPQEVLLDAAHLALHHSGAKGEPRGEVSYVPVKFLRKVKGAAPGQVLYSREKTFQVRMEPDRLERLLKTRHTEPAPS; this is encoded by the coding sequence ATGTCCCTGCGCCCGGTGGAAGTGGAACAAGTGGTGGTGGAGGCGGGTACGCGCCTGGTGGGCGCGGTGGTGCAGAAGGCGTGGTGCCCGCTGCCGCGGCTGGCGTACCTGGAGATGCGGGTGCCGGGCAGATCCTTTCTCCTGTGCCTGTGCGCCGAAGGGGAGCTGGCGCGCGTGTCCGTGGCGGCTGACCGGTTTCCGACACCGGGCGAGCCCGCGCCGTTCCAGCGCTGGCTGCGCCAGGAGCTGACGGGCTTCAAGCTGAAGTCGGCCGAGTGGCGGGAAGCCGAGCGGGCCGTGGTGCTGGAGTTCCACCGGGAAGAAGAGGGCTCGCGGCGGTTGGTGCTGGAGCTGGCCTCGCCGGCAGGGCTCGTGCTGCTGAGCGCGAGCCACCGGGTGCTGATGCTCTCTGGCGAGGGGCTGGCGCAGCGCCGGGGACTGCACCCGGGCGCGGAGTGGGTGCCGCCGCCGCCCCTGCCCCCCGAGGCGCTCGAGAAGGCCCGGAGCGCGCCCTCCCGCCTCCAGCCGGAAGCGGAGGACTTTGCCCCCCATGCGCAGGCCGCGGAGCGGCTGCTGGGGCAGAAGGATCGCCGCAGCCGGGCGGAGTCCATCCGCCGGCGCCTCGCACTGCCCTACCGGGCGCGCCTCAAGCGCTCGGGACGGACGCTGGAGAAGGTCCGGGCGGAGGCCGCGCGGGGCCCGGACGCGGAGGAGCATCGGCGCCTGGGGGAGTTGCTCTCCCAGAACCTCCACCGCCTGCGCCGGGGCGCCACCGAGGCGACGCTCACCGCGTACACCGAGTCGGGCATGGAGGAGGTGCGGGTGAAGCTGGACCCGAAGCGCGGGCCGAAGGAGCAGGTGGACTGGCACTTCCACCAGTACAAGCGCCTGCTGCGCGGGGTGGAGCAGGCGCGTCGGCGCGAGGCGGAGCTGGCGCGCGAGGTGGCCCAGGCGCGCGAGGCCATCGAGCAGTTGGAGCGCATGGAGGAGGCGGCGCTGCTGGCCCAGGCGGAGGTGCTCCAACTGCCCACGGGGGAGGAGGGGCCGCCGGAGGGCCGTCCTTATAAGGAGTACGTGGGCCATGGCGGCCAGCGCATCTGGGTAGGGCGGGGCGCGGAGGACAACGACACCTTGAGCTTCAAGGTGGCCCGGCCGTACCACCTCTGGCTGCACGCCCGAGGGCAGCCAGGCAGCCATGTGGTCGTGCCCCTGGAGAAGGGCATGGAGGTGCCCCAGGAGGTGTTGCTGGATGCGGCCCACCTGGCGCTCCACCACTCGGGGGCCAAGGGCGAGCCGCGAGGCGAGGTGAGCTACGTGCCGGTGAAATTCCTCCGCAAGGTGAAGGGCGCCGCCCCGGGCCAGGTCCTCTACAGCCGGGAGAAGACGTTCCAGGTGCGCATGGAGCCCGATCGGCTCGAGCGGCTGCTCAAGACACGCCACACGGAACCGGCCCCTTCATGA